The proteins below come from a single Tissierella sp. MB52-C2 genomic window:
- a CDS encoding GHKL domain-containing protein yields the protein MNNKVLTFIVGFPLFMGIIFFLGRYLFNKLVDSRIRNYQNDLVSKHFNEVENIYKQMRGWRHDYHNHIQVMKAYLSLGKYEDMDKYLNELDKDLTNIDIVVKTGNIMVDAILNSKLSMAISNDIKINAKATVPKDLKILDMDLCVIIGNLMDNAMEATMKLENLDERFIRIYIREMKGQLYISITNSVGGEVKKINLEYLTTKLGLNHGFGLKRVDSIVKKYNGFINRQNEEGVFATEIILSI from the coding sequence ATGAATAATAAGGTTTTAACTTTTATTGTAGGATTTCCTCTATTCATGGGAATTATATTTTTTCTAGGTAGATATTTATTCAATAAGTTAGTAGATAGTAGAATTAGAAACTATCAAAATGACCTTGTATCAAAACATTTCAATGAAGTGGAAAATATCTACAAGCAAATGAGAGGATGGAGACATGATTACCATAATCATATACAGGTGATGAAGGCATATCTCTCCTTAGGAAAATATGAAGATATGGACAAATATCTAAATGAATTAGATAAGGATTTAACCAATATAGATATAGTTGTTAAAACAGGAAACATAATGGTAGACGCAATTTTAAATAGTAAATTATCCATGGCTATTAGTAATGATATAAAAATTAATGCTAAAGCAACAGTTCCAAAGGATTTAAAGATTTTAGATATGGATCTTTGTGTGATTATTGGAAATCTAATGGATAATGCTATGGAGGCTACTATGAAATTGGAGAATTTAGATGAAAGATTCATAAGAATCTATATAAGAGAAATGAAAGGACAATTATATATATCCATAACTAACTCTGTAGGTGGGGAAGTAAAGAAAATTAACTTAGAATATCTAACTACAAAACTGGGGCTAAATCATGGGTTTGGCTTAAAAAGGGTGGATAGTATAGTAAAAAAATATAATGGATTTATAAATAGACAAAATGAAGAAGGTGTTTTTGCAACAGAAATAATTTTATCAATATAG
- a CDS encoding LytTR family DNA-binding domain-containing protein, whose protein sequence is MSEIINIAICDDEKIQVKLLETYVINWADKNNLRINIECFYSGESFEFSWSMDKKYNILLLDIEMAGINGVDLAKKIRQEDNLLNIIFITAIPDYIGEGYEVDAINYLIKPIVETKLYECLDKAKKKIYIEEKIILVDVEGETIRIKEKDIIYIEAFSHSIDIYTIDKKYTTRKNIGVIEKELDEKLFIRCHRSYIVGLMHINRIGKTDIKLDNKDTIPVSRRLYSKVNMEFIRYFRGGVDE, encoded by the coding sequence ATGTCTGAGATAATTAATATAGCAATTTGTGATGATGAGAAGATACAGGTAAAATTATTGGAAACCTATGTGATTAACTGGGCAGATAAAAACAATCTAAGAATAAATATAGAGTGCTTTTATAGTGGTGAATCCTTTGAATTCAGTTGGAGTATGGATAAAAAATATAACATACTCCTTTTAGATATAGAAATGGCGGGAATAAATGGAGTAGACTTGGCGAAAAAAATAAGACAAGAAGATAATTTATTAAACATAATCTTTATTACAGCTATCCCAGATTATATAGGAGAAGGTTATGAAGTAGATGCCATAAACTATTTAATTAAACCCATAGTGGAAACCAAACTATATGAATGTCTAGATAAGGCAAAGAAAAAGATTTATATAGAAGAGAAGATAATCCTTGTAGATGTAGAAGGAGAAACTATTCGAATAAAGGAGAAAGATATAATATATATAGAAGCCTTTTCCCACTCCATAGATATCTATACAATAGATAAAAAGTATACTACTCGCAAAAATATCGGTGTTATAGAAAAGGAATTAGATGAAAAACTTTTCATCAGATGCCATAGGTCCTATATAGTGGGATTAATGCATATAAATAGAATAGGAAAAACAGATATAAAGTTAGATAATAAGGATACTATTCCTGTAAGCAGAAGGCTATATTCTAAAGTTAATATGGAATTTATTAGATACTTTAGAGGTGGAGTGGATGAATAA
- a CDS encoding D-alanyl-D-alanine carboxypeptidase family protein, with amino-acid sequence MKRLLSILLILMITITSTISYGDNIDTYIPIILEENLRSYILADFETGEILEQYNIDEVVEIASISKLMSYLVVMDKVSKGDISLDDIITIDKDTTKIKGSSFKVNVGEAFSVKELIDAAIVVSGNDAAYALAKYVGGTEENFVRLMNEKAKEIGISHGEFYNSTGLPIQGKDLQNKMTTKEIFLLSQYIISKYPEILDISTMRAIENIDRNYFELNTNPLLNEIKGVDGLKTGFTNKAGYSYVSTFTIDGKATESKDLRLIAIIMGAKDFEKRNIMSKILVEYGIHNYSHKIFLDENTTLKTLEFPKGDITKVDIFPEEEFSKLIRNDENIDVNIDIDENIKLPIKKDTVIGKAKVVENGNIIFETDILIKEDVNKAKWYTIIKRYFERLFGKE; translated from the coding sequence ATGAAAAGACTATTATCAATTTTATTAATTTTAATGATTACAATAACAAGTACCATATCTTATGGAGATAACATAGATACATATATTCCTATTATTTTAGAAGAAAATCTAAGGTCATATATTTTAGCTGACTTTGAAACTGGTGAAATATTAGAACAATATAATATAGATGAAGTAGTAGAAATAGCAAGTATATCTAAGTTAATGTCTTATTTGGTAGTAATGGATAAAGTATCAAAGGGAGATATTTCCTTGGACGACATTATAACCATAGATAAAGATACTACAAAAATAAAAGGGTCTAGTTTTAAAGTAAATGTAGGAGAAGCATTTTCAGTAAAGGAATTAATTGATGCAGCTATAGTTGTATCTGGAAATGATGCAGCATATGCATTGGCAAAATATGTAGGGGGAACAGAAGAAAATTTTGTAAGGTTAATGAATGAAAAAGCAAAAGAGATAGGTATTAGCCATGGGGAGTTTTATAATTCTACAGGACTTCCAATACAAGGAAAAGATTTACAAAATAAAATGACCACAAAGGAAATATTTCTTTTATCCCAATATATAATTAGCAAATATCCTGAGATATTGGATATTTCTACAATGAGGGCAATAGAAAATATAGATAGAAATTATTTTGAGTTAAATACTAATCCTCTATTAAATGAAATAAAAGGTGTAGATGGTTTAAAGACAGGCTTTACAAATAAGGCAGGATATAGTTATGTATCCACATTTACCATAGACGGTAAAGCTACAGAAAGTAAAGATTTAAGACTTATAGCTATAATAATGGGTGCTAAGGATTTTGAAAAAAGAAATATAATGTCTAAAATTCTAGTAGAATATGGGATTCATAACTACTCTCATAAAATATTTTTAGATGAGAATACCACATTAAAAACTTTAGAATTTCCCAAAGGAGATATTACAAAAGTAGATATATTCCCTGAAGAAGAATTTTCAAAATTAATAAGAAATGATGAAAATATAGATGTGAATATAGATATAGATGAAAATATAAAATTACCTATAAAAAAAGATACTGTCATAGGGAAGGCTAAGGTAGTAGAGAATGGCAATATAATATTTGAAACAGATATTTTGATTAAGGAAGACGTAAATAAAGCTAAGTGGTATACAATTATTAAGAGATACTTTGAAAGATTATTTGGCAAAGAATAG
- a CDS encoding M1 family metallopeptidase — protein sequence MKKFRLFIIIVMFILSSGCRLESQQLNPDTIVIKNSNGVDESNINKYKIDVELDAETMTYTGKQTLIYTNNTDVDLEELYFHLYPNAFKTLEDAPVLFNLGENIDSLNYRGGFIDIEKVSFENKDLEWNIDKDADTILHVRLNETLQKGESTEIYLEYKVKLPTTKDRFGYHDKGINFGNWYPIVCVYDEKGWNLDPYYKIGDPFYSQVSDYDVTITVPKEMIVASSGKILSEKESKGKKIYNIEGKLIRDFAWVASKDFVVKEKKVDDTIVKVYSVNDNSHMIDKTLEIGEQSLLTFNRIFGKYPYGIYSIVNTEFPSGMEYPGIVFISNDYFYRHLTSILEKVIVHETAHQWWYGLVGNNQVAEAWLDESLATYSELIYVNETKGEREAKDYYNENIKLGYEYATQYKYIGNEVVNKPLEEFAGWDDYSILVYLRGAMFIDRIKEDFGEEVLYEILSKYYERYKFHIATTEDFIKVCEEVTNTSFEPLVKEYLKGNK from the coding sequence ATGAAAAAATTTAGACTATTCATTATAATTGTAATGTTTATATTATCATCAGGATGTAGACTAGAAAGTCAGCAATTAAACCCAGATACAATAGTCATTAAAAACTCAAATGGAGTAGATGAATCAAATATAAACAAATATAAAATAGACGTAGAATTAGATGCTGAAACCATGACATATACTGGAAAACAGACTCTTATCTATACTAATAATACAGATGTAGATTTAGAAGAACTATATTTCCACCTTTATCCCAATGCCTTTAAAACCTTGGAAGATGCACCTGTTTTATTTAATTTAGGAGAGAATATAGATTCTTTAAATTATAGGGGGGGCTTTATAGATATAGAAAAAGTAAGTTTTGAAAATAAGGATTTAGAATGGAATATAGATAAGGATGCAGATACTATTCTTCATGTAAGACTTAATGAAACATTACAAAAAGGTGAATCAACGGAAATCTATCTAGAATATAAGGTGAAATTACCCACTACAAAGGATAGATTTGGATACCATGATAAGGGAATAAATTTTGGAAACTGGTATCCTATAGTCTGTGTATATGATGAAAAAGGCTGGAACTTAGACCCATATTATAAAATAGGAGATCCTTTCTATAGTCAGGTATCTGATTATGATGTAACTATTACAGTACCTAAGGAAATGATAGTTGCCTCCAGTGGAAAAATCTTATCAGAAAAAGAAAGCAAAGGTAAAAAGATATATAATATTGAAGGAAAGCTAATAAGAGATTTTGCTTGGGTCGCAAGTAAAGATTTTGTAGTTAAGGAAAAGAAAGTAGATGATACAATAGTTAAGGTTTATTCAGTAAATGATAATTCTCATATGATAGATAAGACCTTAGAAATAGGAGAGCAATCTTTATTAACTTTTAATAGAATCTTTGGCAAATACCCTTATGGCATATATTCCATAGTAAATACAGAATTTCCTTCTGGTATGGAGTACCCTGGTATAGTCTTTATATCTAATGATTATTTTTATAGACATTTAACAAGTATATTGGAAAAAGTCATAGTCCATGAAACAGCCCATCAATGGTGGTATGGTTTAGTGGGAAACAATCAAGTAGCTGAGGCCTGGCTAGATGAAAGTTTAGCCACATATTCAGAATTAATATATGTAAATGAAACTAAGGGAGAAAGAGAAGCTAAGGATTATTATAATGAAAATATAAAATTAGGATATGAATACGCAACTCAATATAAGTATATAGGAAATGAAGTAGTAAATAAACCTTTAGAAGAATTTGCAGGATGGGATGATTACTCTATCCTAGTATATCTAAGAGGTGCTATGTTTATAGATAGAATAAAAGAAGACTTTGGAGAAGAAGTACTATATGAGATATTAAGTAAATACTATGAAAGATATAAATTTCATATAGCAACAACTGAAGATTTTATTAAAGTCTGTGAAGAAGTGACAAATACATCCTTTGAACCTTTAGTAAAGGAGTATTTAAAAGGTAATAAATAA